A region from the Salvia splendens isolate huo1 chromosome 15, SspV2, whole genome shotgun sequence genome encodes:
- the LOC121768582 gene encoding exocyst complex component EXO70A1-like — translation MNSGESDAVNESPNSTPPLKDEFRSALLSFASTYAKGPLAGYSSTSDFSSFSVEVIYDKLEVNSLLNEAIRDLRRIADSMIAAGNSRECIRVYAGARKSALDESFKILGIENSSAKIIQRLEWRVQQQKIRLWIRNAEICVRVLFAEERRLAEQIFKGLGNSDFDDACFVETVRDHADSLFNFAEAISNGRKSPEKMFSVLDLYITISNLLPDVKTVFQWKFGICVCKKAVDLLLSLADAARAILLEFETAVIGEPTNFLITGGSIHPLNTAVMDYIDSIVDYKQILTLLIVRKPLQIDLDFSTESSNSPLVLHLLCIIEALYLNLKAKSKHYKDAALSNFFVMNNVHYIVHRIKGSFELREMIGEEFTNRLADEYNLTASFYLNSWKGVFDCLEIDCFERLGGLLAGSFFWRLRFKAFQARFKEVVEAQSGWILAEAELRNELRILVLQMIMPLYTAFLHRHGRNVERLKQFGNFCDVEKVVMCLFEG, via the coding sequence ATGAATTCAGGTGAGTCAGACGCCGTCAATGAATCCCCAAATTCCACTCCGCCGCTCAAGGACGAATTCCGATCAGCTCTTCTCTCCTTCGCCTCCACCTACGCAAAAGGACCGCTCGCAGGCTACTCGAGCACGTCCGATTTCAGCTCGTTTTCGGTCGAAGTAATCTACGACAAATTGGAAGTCAATTCACTCCTCAACGAAGCAATCCGAGATCTCCGACGCATCGCCGACAGCATGATCGCCGCCGGCAATTCCAGAGAGTGCATCCGCGTCTACGCCGGCGCGCGGAAGTCCGCCTTGGACGAGAGCTTCAAAATTTTAGGAATCGAGAATTCGAGCGCGAAGATCATCCAGCGCCTCGAGTGGCGCGTCCAGCAGCAGAAGATCCGGCTATGGATCCGCAACGCCGAGATCTGCGTCCGAGTTCTCTTCGCCGAGGAAAGGCGATTGGCCGAGCAGATCTTCAAAGGTTTGGGAAATTCCGATTTTGACGATGCTTGTTTCGTCGAAACCGTCCGCGATCACGCCGATTCGCTCTTCAATTTTGCCGAGGCGATTAGCAACGGCCGGAAATCGCCGGAGAAAATGTTTAGTGTTTTGGATCTGTACATAACAATCTCGAATCTGTTGCCTGATGTGAAAACGGTTTTCCAGTGGAAATTTGGGATATGTGTGTGTAAAAAAGCTGTGGATCTGTTGCTTAGCTTGGCCGATGCTGCTAGAGCTATTCTATTAGAGTTCGAGACGGCGGTGATCGGAGAGCCGACGAATTTTCTGATCACCGGAGGCTCGATCCACCCGTTGAATACGGCGGTGATGGATTACATCGATTCAATCGTCGATTACAAGCAGATATTGACGCTGCTGATCGTGCGCAAGCCTTTGCAGATCGACCTAGATTTCTCAACGGAATCATCGAATTCGCCGTTGGTGCTTCACTTGCTCTGCATCATCGAAGCTCTGTATCTCAACCTCAAGGCCAAATCCAAGCACTACAAAGACGCAGCATTATCTAATTTCTTCGTGATGAACAACGTGCACTACATCGTTCATCGGATCAAAGGCTCGTTCGAGCTGAGGGAGATGATCGGAGAGGAATTCACGAACAGGTTAGCCGATGAGTACAATCTCACAGCCAGTTTCTACCTGAATTCATGGAAGGGCGTATTTGATTGCTTGGAAATCGACTGTTTTGAGAGGCTCGGAGGCTTGTTAGCTGGCTCGTTTTTCTGGAGGCTGAGGTTTAAGGCCTTCCAAGCCAGGTTTAAGGAGGTTGTTGAAGCGCAGAGTGGTTGGATCTTGGCCGAGGCTGAGCTTCGGAATGAGCTTCGGATTTTGGTTTTGCAGATGATCATGCCTCTTTATACTGCGTTTCTTCATAGGCATGGGAGAAATGTTGAGAGGCTGAAGCAGTTTGGGAATTTTTGCGATGTTGAGAAAGTTGTGATGTGTTTGTTTGAAGGATAG